Part of the Mus caroli chromosome 1, CAROLI_EIJ_v1.1, whole genome shotgun sequence genome, CCCCATCTGGCTGTGGAAGCTCCTGGTCATCGTGGGCGCCTCGGTGGGTGCGGGCGTGTGGGCCCGCAACCCTCGCTACCGTACAGAGGGGGAAGCCTGCGTGGAATTCAAAGCCATGCTGATCGCCGTGGGCATCCACCTGCTGCTACTCATGTTTGAGATACTAGTCTGCGACAGGGTGGAGAGGGGCACCCACTTTTGGCTGCTGGTCTTCATGCCACTCTTCTTCGTTTCCCCCGTGTCCGTGGCCGCCTGCGTCTGGGGCTTCCGACACGACAGGTCTTTGGAACTGGAGATCCTGTGCTCTGTCAACATCCTGCAGTTCATCTTCATTGCCCTGAGGCTGGACAGGATTATCCACTGGCCGTGGCTAGTGGTGTTCGTGCCCCTGTGGATCCTCATGTCGTTCCTCTGCCTGGTAGTTCTCTATTACATCGTGTGGTCCCTCCTATTCCTGCGGTCCCTGGATGTGGTTGCGGAGCAGCGAAGAACACATGTGACCATGGCCATCAGCTGGATCACCATTGTCGTGC contains:
- the Tmem185b gene encoding transmembrane protein 185B; the encoded protein is MNPRGLFQDFNPSKFLIYACLLLFSVLLPLRLDGIIQWSYWAVFAPIWLWKLLVIVGASVGAGVWARNPRYRTEGEACVEFKAMLIAVGIHLLLLMFEILVCDRVERGTHFWLLVFMPLFFVSPVSVAACVWGFRHDRSLELEILCSVNILQFIFIALRLDRIIHWPWLVVFVPLWILMSFLCLVVLYYIVWSLLFLRSLDVVAEQRRTHVTMAISWITIVVPLLTFEVLLVHRLDDHNTFSYISIFIPLWLSLLTLMATTFRRKGGNHWWFGIRRDFCQFLLEVFPFLREYGNISYDLHHEDSEDAEDASASEAPKIAPMFGKKARVVITQSPGKYVPPPPKLNIDMPD